The Odocoileus virginianus isolate 20LAN1187 ecotype Illinois chromosome 2, Ovbor_1.2, whole genome shotgun sequence genomic interval GGGCAAAAGCTTGGGGGGAAGGGCCCCCCCCAGCGGCCACAGTGGCTTCTCAGGTCCGGTCctcggaggaggaggaaggggcgggggaggaggagaggggcaggggcaggggggtgTGGGCAGCTGCCCTGGGCCTGAGGTCGGGCCCAGGGGCTCACCCAGGGTCTCTGGCCTCTGAGGCTGGCCAGGGGGCGTTGCAGGAGATCCCCCTGCAGCCGAGATCAGCCGTCCCGGGGCCCGGACATCCGGGCAGGCAGAGGCTAGGTGGGCCCCATGGCTCCAGGACAGGGCGCCCAGGGAAGGCAGCTAGCCTGAGCGCGGGCCGCCAAAGGACCCGGGCGGCAAGCTTGGGGTTGGCAGCGGAATCGCAGGAGAGGCCGGGGCTGGGCCGGAGCTGCAGGTGAGAGACGGCGTGAGGTCAGCGCCCGGGCCCACCCCTACCCTGTACAAAAGACGGGGCGCCCGACCTCTGACCCCGACCCTCGCCAGACTCGGAACCCAGCCCCTTCCGCAGCCCCCCGCGCCCGAGGCCCGACCTCTGCCCAGGAGTGGGGGCAGGCGAGCGGCGACCCCGCGCTGTCCCGCCCCGCCCGCACTCACCTGCCCCAGCCTGGCGTCCCCGGGCCGGGCCGCGCGCCGCCGCCTCCGCAGAGGTTGTCTCAAAGGCAGGCCTGGATGCGGCGCCCGAGCCTTGGCCCGGCGGCTCCGGAGGCTCCGGCGGCGACCTCGGGCGATGGCCGGGCCTCGGCGGCTCGCAGGGGCGTGGGGCGCGGGCGCGGGGCTCGgcgcggcggcggcagcggcggcggcaggtGCGTGCGGAGCGTGGCGCGCTCTGCGGCGGAGGCGCGGGGACCGCAGTGCGCGCGGCGCCCGCAGCGCCACCCCCCGTCTGGGGACCCGCGCGGGGTCCGCGGGGCGGGGCCAGTCTCTCTGCCGCCCCTCGATCCGCCGCGGGCCTGGCGCCCGCTCTGGGGGTCGCCCTCCCTTCCCCCCGCGGACCCCGTGGGGGTCGGGATCCCTACGGCAGGCCCCCTCCCGTCTCCCCCACCTACGGCCCCGCCTGCTGACCCTGGGTCCTGGTCAAGCCCCCTGCCCCGATTCTGGAAGGGAAGGAGTGCTCTGAGATCTCACAATACCAGAGGGAGGAAGTGGAGAGGGAGCCCTGGGGTGGTCCCAGGAAAGccggcccccagcccccatcGTGAGACCATCATGTGTCCTCTGCAGAGGCAGGGTCTCTGCCAGTCCTTCCCCTCGGCCCCCAGAGAATGCCTCCGGGCTGTTCCGGCTCACAGGTGCCCAGCTCAGGTCggctgagggcagaagagggtGAGCAGGAGTGGGCAAGCGCACATTGGAGGAGTGGATGGAGGAACGATGGCTGGGAGAGTGCTCCAAGGACAGGACAGTGGAGCAGAATGGGTGGTGTAAGGGGCGCGCAGAAGGTCAGACCGACGACAGGACAGGCCCCATGGGGCAGCTCATGGAGGACACGCACCTACACAGACGGGCGGGGTGGCCTTTCGGGCACCCTAGCAGGTCAGCAGGTGCCCCGTCGTCACACAGCTGTGTGCTAACCTGACCCCACCCAGCAAGGTCCCAttcctttctgcttcttcctGGGGCCATACTTCCCTGCCCCCCAGGATACACCCTCTGCCTGTGAGGAGCTGTCAGgtgagggggagggcagggaacTGGGGTGGCCTGGGCCTGCGGAGTGCCTTTCCCTAGCCTGCTGTGGCCACTACGTGGCTTGCTGGCATTCCTTTGACCAGCACTGGGCCCTGCTTCTGACCCTGGACAGACCCAGCTCCTCTGGCCACAGAGGCTCTGCTCTGTTACAGGCTAGGGTGCCCCTGGCTATAGACCTAAGCCCGGCTCCTGCAGGGCAGCAGAGTCCAGCGCGGTCGGCATTCCTTATGAAGGGCCCCCCGTGGGCAGGAGCCTGGAAAGGCGTTCTGCGCCCACAGGCCTGACTTTGCTGTCTCTGAGACCTCAGTTTAGTGCCTGCCCTTCAGTGTCACCCACCACTCGGGTGTGAGAGCTGTTCACGTGAGCAGGTGCCCAAGGGAGGGGCAGCGAGGGGCCCTGGCCTCCGGAAACTGAGGCAGCCTCGTCCAGGCGAGGGCTGGGGGCCTAACCTGGGCAGCCGCTCTGCTCAGGCCCCTCCTGCCCCAACTCGAGGCCCCGCCCCAACTCGAGGCCCCGCCCCTGGgctgaggccccgccccgcccgggccCGGAAGCGCAGCCCCCGGGCGGCCCAAGCCCGGTTCTGGCGGGAAGAGGCCCGCTGACCCCGAGCCTGGTCTTTGGCAAAACCTTCGAGCGCGGAGGCTTCTGGGGACTACAGTCCGCACCAGCCGCCCGCTTCCTTCCAGGCCAGGTTTGCGCACGcgcctgcccccgcccctccgcCGAGGCGGACGCAGtggggcggcgggcggggcccGCGGAGCCTGCGCGGTGGGCCCTGCGCGGTGGGCCCGGCCCTGCGCGGTGAGCCCTGACCTGCAGGTTGGGCCGTGCGCGGTGGGCCCGCGCCATCGGCCCCCCGATTCCGGCTCTGGCCCGGTTATCCCCCGCATTCGGTGCCGCATCGGTAGAGCTTGTGCCCAGACCGGTCTGACTGGCCCCACACCGGCCGCGCGGGTCAGCTGGCCTCTGGGCCACGTCTGATTGGACCCCGCCCTTCCCGGAGGCGCTCCCTCAgccacccccccatccccccacccagaGCGCGAAGGACGAGGGGTGCGGGCCTGGCCGCCCCAGGCGGAGCTCGGCAGTGCCAGGGCCGAAAGCGCACCTCCACTGTGACCCCGCACACAGCGGCCCCAGGGCATGGCAGGCGCCAGGCGCCACCTCAGACATGaagctgggggaggtgggagggccgAGGATGGGGGCCCTGAGAGACGGGGGGCTGCCCACAGGCCCCCGGACCAGAGCGAAACTGTAGTTTCAAAAATGAGCCTAAAATGTCACTTGTGTATGAAACTCATGTTGCCAATAGTGAAATAAGTTTTATCGGTAAAGGTATGCATACCAAACATTTTTTATCAGTTAAAAATACAGTAAACCTCCGGGCAGAGCGGCGTGCTCACTAATACCCTGGTCTCTGCCTGCGGGGAAGAGGCTCAGGTCACCGTGCAGGCCTCTCCCTCCGCTTCAAAGCAGTGGCTTTGAGACTGTGGGTGACGGCCAGGCTCCAGACCATCTGCGGCCCTGACCCAGGCTCCTGTCCTGCATTCTGGTGACCTGCTGGCTCCCCGAGGGCCAGGACATGCCCCAGATGGGTCAAGGCTGAATCAGCCAGGCTGGCAGGGTCCCTGGGAGCCCAGACCTGGCCACCGCCCATCCAGGAAAGGAAGGGTGGGTGGCCGCTATGCTGCAGGACCTGGGGCCTCCTGGCATCTTGGGAACCCCGGCTTTGAGCCCCgcccgaggccccgcccctccccaggaGGAAAAAGGCAGCTACCAGAGGCTCAGCTCACACGCGCGGGGACCGGGACAGGAGGACAGCTCGCCGCCATCTCCGCTCCAGGTGGGTCCTGGGCTAAGGAACTTCCCCACCCTCAGTCGGACCGGCTTAGCTGCGTCTCCCAGCCCCCCCACCCTGCTTCCAGCTCCATCACAGGGCCCTGCCACTCAGGGAGGGCGAAGGATACCTGGGGACAGCTGAGAGATGCTGGCCCTCACGGTCCCTACACTGCaatcttgcacacacacacacaggccttgCACTCTCAGGCACTTCCATGACCTGGCTTATCTTGGGATGCAGCTGTTGCCCTCCATGGAGCTGACTTTGTCTCCTTTGCTCACCCTTGCCAGGCAGGGCCATGGACCCCCATGAGATGCTCGTCAAGAACCCATATGCCCACATAAGCATCCCGAGGGCTCACCTGCGGCCTGAGCTGGGGCAGCAGCTGAAGGCGAGCCCCTCCTCTGCAGAGTCGCAGCCTCTGCCCGTGCGGTCCTGcaccctggagcctccagaggaAGCCCCGGGGCCCAAGGGCGCCAAGGGGGCTGCCTCCATTTGGGGCCAGCCGGCCTGTGAGCAGCCCTGCAAGCCCTGTGGCAGCGGGCAGCGCCCAGCAGGACTGGCCTACGCCGGCCCGCCGCCCATCGGGCGCGGCGACGACATTGcccatcactgctgctgctgcccctgctgctcctgctgccacTGCCCCCGCTTCTGCCGCTGCCACAGCTGCTGCTGTGTTGTCTCCTAGCCCGGCCCCCACTGGCCCCGAGGCCCGGCGCTGCCAGTGGGCCTCTGCTCAGGCGGCCACGCAAGTGCCTGGACAGTTGGGACCACCACTGTGATGTTGTCATGGGCACTGGCCGCTCCCCTCCCTAGACAGCTGCACCTCACCCACTGGGAAGGCTAACAGGTCAGCCCAGGCCCCTGGAACGGAGCCCTGGGCACTGCCTGTGCTGGGGACACCCTTGACTATCTCTTCGAGGCCCAGGCCCAAGCAATAAAGCCATGCGAGCTCTGTCCTGGACCCTTCTTTCTTGCCACCGTCCCCTTTGGGAGGGTCCCAGGCTAAATGCCAGCCGAGACCACCAGCCTCTGTGGGACAGTCAGGGGCAGGGCAGCCTCAGGGCATCCTGACCGGCCTCAGGTTGGCCCACGGGCTGGACAGGAAGGCCAGTCAGGGGCAAGTCAGACGGCAGGAGGATGCTGTGCGTGGAACCGGGCCCCGAGCCCGAGACAAGCCTCCCGGAGGAGGGCCCGGGTGGCAGCACCGTGGTGGGTGGAACCAGCACGGGCAGGTTTCTGGGGGTGGGAGCCCGGGGCCTAGCGCGTGGCCAGCCCACATGTGAGTCAGCGCCCTGCCTCGGCCGCTGTGTCTTCCTGCTTTCCCACAGAACACCCCGGTCCCTGACGTCTGCTGTGTGCTGCTCCCCACTGCTCTGCCTCTGGGTCCCGGGCTTTGTGGAGGTGGGCAGACGGTGCCGGGCCAGACCCATCTCCCAGCTGTCTGAGCAGCTCGGCACACCTGCGTGGGGGGCCTGGGGTGAGGCAGGGAAGCGCATGTGCAGGGGGAGCATCCAGGCCAGCACCAGGCACCTTGACACTCTCGGGACAGGGCAGAGAGCTGGAGGAGGCAAGCTGGCCTCGCAGGACGGACGGGTCCTGGTGACAGCCCTCCCCTGACCCCTGGTGACTGGCCGCGTGGCAGGACCGGTCTCTGGGTGTGGGCAGACATGTCATTGACCTGACTACACGGGGACTCAGACATGCCAGgttcccagcccctgccccctggCTGGCCTCCACAGGAAGGTAACCCCACCCGGGGCAGCCACAGAAACCCGTCCAACCAGCCCAGGAGGCCGAGGATGCCAGGCTGGTGGGACTAAGGAGGGGCCCTCTGGCCCTTGGTCTCCTCCAGCGGGGGAGGTTCTGGGGTCTGACCCCCTCCCAATCCTCCCTGACACACCCCATCCTGCTATGCCACCGGGCTGGCCCCGGGGCCTCGGCCAGGTGTATACCGGGGGGTGTTGGCCTCTGAAGGGGCGTTTGGGGCTTTCCACAGCGCCCTGCGCCTGGGAGTTTCTGGGTGGTCTGTCCACTCCTGTGCTCACGGGCCTCCTCGTGGGGCTGGCTTGTGATGGGAACACCGAGGGGATGAAAAGGCTCTGCGGCAATTCAGCACGGACTCACGCACAGTGCCCGAGCCATGGGGTGGCGGGGCCTTCGGGGCTCTGAGCTGGTGGGGGTCCTGGCAgggttcctggaggaggtgacgtctgacctgagtgctgaagagcaGGCAGCACCCAGGCAGAAGCCAGGAAGCTTTCCCGTCGTGAGTGGCGGTCGAGTATGAATGGGCGCAGGTCCAGGTCGCGAGGCAGGAGACCGGGCTGTGCTGCCGGCGTGGGGGGGAGCTGGGCAGGCGGAGCAGGGGCGCCCCGGCTCCAGCCCCGTTGGCGGTGCTGGTGGATCCAGTTGCAAGCGCTTTGTGGCTGAAAGGGGAGCCCACGCGGCCCGCAGCTACCACCTGCCTCCCCGCTGACTGGTCCACGTTCAGCCAGTAACGTGAGCCCCAGGCGCCCCGGGTCCCCCCACCCAGTCCCCGGTCACCCTCGGTGTGGACACGGCCGCCCGGCAGAGCAGATGCAGGTAAGACAGACCTGGGGCTGgagcaggctgggggtggggggtggggggcacgagCCTGGGACGGTGCCCCAGGGCCACCGAGACCGGACCACAGGCCAGGCCACTGCCTGACCGGCAGTCACAAGGACTGAGCCTGCG includes:
- the CYSRT1 gene encoding cysteine-rich tail protein 1 yields the protein MDPHEMLVKNPYAHISIPRAHLRPELGQQLKASPSSAESQPLPVRSCTLEPPEEAPGPKGAKGAASIWGQPACEQPCKPCGSGQRPAGLAYAGPPPIGRGDDIAHHCCCCPCCSCCHCPRFCRCHSCCCVVS